Proteins from a single region of Pangasianodon hypophthalmus isolate fPanHyp1 chromosome 7, fPanHyp1.pri, whole genome shotgun sequence:
- the sorbs2b gene encoding sorbin and SH3 domain-containing protein 1 isoform X2, with product MPSYEGPCDFKTTLEEKFFNMNTDSGGRAHKSTTLSLTLTPMKRVQSSPNLCGLAGTESPLTDSDMWWHYTAGDALRNGNMATSSLAAKGFRSVRPNLQDKKSPTPGLAPQRESSQLHPADCNPGTFSLHNYPTQCYDGPLLTTHNSFSRGAMSASSEQSSRGNQFSDSNTNDSKQPLSFSSFPRVCGPEKASIHPSPLDHLNSHAPVRQKKQHVASLSICITPRHQTEARYTQTLSLSPHTPPKRKDPLDSRTVFHPSLPPAVQQVAYPGPPLASCSPPNRPRFFTDYTCSSASDHHSLPLSHGLAYSNLDPYPPLSGCSSRAQSVSSMAMLEELRTCGIDSEGGSASPSPTHCQLSSSTDNMAIDIPTASSANGQMTVNGSVGVTTGLKSHLQRPFSPSTYPPLPSFSPSLTAMQQGRSTPAESISPVCATVGSVTSMHAPDDERRGTMGKTPHYSGIGPVDESGIPIATRTTVDRPKDWYKTMFKQIHVVHKPEFEYSGSRTATQPTMNDEKHSPTNNVQAHPAPKSNTYRPITKSISDNGTCGFRTSSSSSLPTSSSAQPLSQNRNIHQSGSSTPDMNQWGPPDRKVDTRKYRAEPRSIFDYEPGKSSILDQEKAKSNLTPEELALENEPWYKFFAELEFGRPPPKKRLDYDPESALRIRNETFLYQPSADRSFERPSSSASDNRTRRKSEPTASQSRPQSSLSSTQSIGKPMEIHAAHLPEPTRTSITQRKSLNTPSTSSLSRSKDQDTSRGYSYPDVGRQTPQSRRPTPEVREKLPARAIYDFKALTAKELSFNKGEIVYITRQIDNNWFEGEHHGKVGIFPISYVEKISPLDRHQPARPPPPAQSTEIGEAVARYNFSADTNVELSLRKGERVIVLRQVDQNWFAGKIPGTNKQGIFPVSYVDIIKKSPVKSPSQPPGVAHSSSSDRMHSRPSSARLMTCSPSSTPRQHTSPSLSSQRAAHLQAVTGEWLALTLGLSPSGTPAPTPPPLPSNFQLDYERLDSPAASASFTPCTLTPPLKEGHFVPISSPKSYMSPDPSPSPQAYLTSASFTPSPISPTFDSSPKCGSVIEVNTSLKPGLLEKEQHFSDSCGFDKLDSPRSCYPNYLVVYEPEEQPSSSGFPLSSRETEEDVCEELVSIIQASQAERPILETAEFHRQELTDDSDDLPKLFIEEDPSDDSRAYSDSQSSNTFTPVHLVCSEMSEHEQAEVTQSPPMCPSSPISSKPLSSTPPASPKFSSPTPRSTPPLPGVSHSPPPSSKQLRSPKVKPVLRHDVVVVGKPPRSPVMSRRSCGSPVRGQNYSPSHRRPAQDPLEGGGEPFQALYNYMPRNEDELELKEGDIVDVMEKCDDGWFVGTSRRSKFFGTFPGNYVKRV from the exons GACCGTGTGATTTTAAGACCACACTAGAGGAAAAGTTCTTCAACATGAATACAG ACAGCGGAGGACGAGCTCACAAGAGCACCacgctctcactcactctaacCCCCATGAAGAGAGTCCAGAGTTCCCCAAACCTATGTGGGCTTGCAG GCACAGAATCTCCACTGACAGATTCAg ATATGTGGTGGCACTACACTGCTGGAGATGCTCTAAGAAATGGCAACATGGCCACTTCCTCTTTGGCGGCTAAAGGATTCAGAAGTGTTAGGCCCAACCTGCAGGATAAGAAGTCGCCCACTCCG GGCCTCGCTCCTCAGAGAGAGAGCTCTCAGCTGCATCCTGCTGACTGTAATCCAGGAACATTTAGCCTCCATAATTATCCCACACAATGCTATGATGGCCCACtgctcacaacacacaactcATTCTCCAGGGGAGCAATGTCTGCAAGCTCAGAGCAGAGCTCCAGAGGCAACCAGTTCTCTGACTCCAACACCAATGACTCTAAACAGCCTCTCAGCTTTAGCAGTTTCCCCAGGGTATGTGGCCCTGAGAAAGCTAGCATCCATCCATCGCCCTTAGATCACCTTAACTCACACGCCCCAGTTAGGCAGAAAAAGCAACATGTAGCCTCCCTGTCCATATGCATTACACCACGGCATCAGACAGAAGCCAGATACACACAGACTCTGTCTCTCAGCCCCCACACTCCACCCAAAAGGAAGGACCCTCTGGATTCCAGAACAGTCTTTCACCCTTCACTGCCCCCTGCAGTCCAACAAGTG GCCTACCCAGGACCACCGCTGGCCTCCTGCTCGCCCCCTAACAGGCCACGCTTCTTTACCGACTACACCTGCTCTAGTGCCTCTGACCACCATTCACTTCCTCTTTCCCATGGGCTTGCCTATTCCAACTTGGATCCATATCCACCTCTGAGTGGCTGTTCTTCTCGTGCTCAGAGTGTGTCTTCCATGGCCATGCTGGAGGAGCTGAGAACGTGTGGAATAGACTCGGAGGGAGGTTCTGCGTCCCCTTCACCCACCCACTGCCAGCTGAGCAGTTCCACTGACAACATGGCGATAGACATCCCTACAGCTAGCTCTGCTAAT GGCCAAATGACTGTAAATGGAAGTGTAGGTGTGACCACAGGCCTAAAGAGTCACCTCCAAAGACCCTTCTCCCCTTCCACGTATCCTCCTCTTCCCTCTTTCAGCCCTAGTCTCACAGCCATGCAGCAGGGCCGGAGCACTC CTGCTGAGTCCATTTCTCCAGTCTGTGCCACTGTGGGTTCAGTGACTTCTATGCATGCACCAGATGATGAGAGGAGAGGTACAATGGGCAAAACTCCCCATTACTCAGGCATTGGCCCTGTGGATGAGTCTGGAATTCCCATCGCCACTAGGACT ACTGTGGACAGGCCAAAAGACTGGTACAAGACTATGTTCAAGCAGATTCACGTGGTGCATAAACCAG AGTTTGAATATTCTGGTTCCCGTACTGCCACTCAGCCTACTATGAATGATG AGAAGCATAGTCCAACTAATAATGTCCAGGCACACCCTGCACCTAAGAGCAATACATACAGACCCATAACCAAGAGCATCTCTGATAATGGCACATGTGGATTCAGAACATCCAGCTCTTCCTCCCTGCCAACTTCATCATCAGCTCAGCCATTGTCTCAGAACCGTAATATCCACCAGAGTGGCAGTAGCACCCCAGACAT GAATCAGTGGGGTCCTCCAGATAGAAAAGTGGACACTCGCAAATACAGAGCCGAGCCCAGGAGTATCTTTGACTATGAGCCAGGGAAATCCTCTATTCTAGATCAAGAGAAAGCA AAGAGTAACTTAACACCAGAAGAGCTAGCTTTAGAGAATGAGCCCTGGTATAAGTTCTTTGCAGAGCTGGAGTTTGGACGGCCG CCTCCTAAAAAACGCCTGGACTATGATCCAGAGAGTGCGCTCCGAATCCGTAATGAG ACCTTTCTTTATCAGCCGTCTGCTGACAGAAGCTTTGAACGGCCCTCAAG TTCTGCCAGTGATAACAGGACAAGAAGGAAGTCAGAGCCCACGGCCTCCCAGTCTCGGCCTCAAAGCTCACTAAGCTCCACCCAAAGCATTGGAAAACCAATGGAGATTCATGCTGCTCACCTTCCTGAACCAACCAGGACCAGCATTACCCAGAGAAAGTCCTTAAACACCCCTTCTACTTCCTCCTTGTCCAGGTCAAAAG ATCAAGACACATCCAGAGGTTATTCCTATCCTGATGTAGGCCGACAAACTCCACAGAGCAGGAGGCCTACACCTGAAGTCAGAGAG AAACTGCCAGCCAGAGCAATATACGACTTCAAGGCACTGACAGCAAA AGAGCTTTCATTCAATAAAGGGGAGATTGTGTACATCACACGGCAGATAGATAATAACTGGTTTGAAGGAGAACACCATGGGAAAGTGGGCATCTTTCCTATCTCTTATGTGGAG AAAATCTCTCCATTAGACAGACACCAGCCTGCAAGGCCTCCTCCTCCAGCCCAGAGTACAGAGATTGGGGAAGCTGTGGCTCGCTACAACTTCAGCGCTGACACTAATGTGGAACTTTCCTTAAGAAAG GGTGAACGTGTTATAGTGCTGCGCCAAGTGGACCAGAACTGGTTCGCAGGAAAGATCCCTGGCACAAACAAACAGGGCATCTTTCCAGTGTCTTACGTGGACATCATCAAGAAATCTCCTGTGAAAAGTCCTAGCCAGCCACCAGGAGTTGCACATAGTTCCTCCAGTGACCGAATGCACAGCAGG CCATCATCTGCACGCCTCATGACCTGCTCTCCCTCATCCACTCCTCGCCAGCACACCTCACCCTCCCTCAGCTCCCAGAGGGCAGCTCATCTGCAGGCAGTGACTGGCGAGTGGCTCGCCCTCACACTCGGTCTGTCTCCCTCAGGCACTCCTGCCCCTACACCTCCCCCTTTACCCTCTAATTTTCAGCTAGATTATGAAAGGCTGGACTCCCCTGCTGCCTCTGCTTCCTTCACACCATGCACCCTCACCCCACCACTCAAAGAGGGTCACTTTGTTCCCATCAGCTCTCCGAAATCGTACATGTCTCCTGATCCCAGTCCCTCACCTCAGGCCTACCTCACCTCAGCGTCCTTTACCCCGTCCCCCATCTCCCCCACTTTTGACTCCAGCCCCAAGTGTGGCAGCGTGATAGAAGTGAACACAAGCCTCAAGCCTGGTCTGCTTGAGAAAGAGCAACATTTTTCAGATAGCTGTGGCTTTGATAAGTTGGACTCACCTAGATCTTGCTACCCAAATTATCTGGTTGTGTATGAACCTGAGGAGCAGCCCTCATCCTCAGGGTTTCCCTTATCCTCCAGAGAAACTGAGGAGGATGTGTGTGAAGAGCTTGTGTCCATCATCCAGGCCAGCCAGGCAGAGCGCCCCATTTTGGAGACAGCAGAGTTTCATAGGCAAGAGTTGACAGATGATTCAGATGATCTACCCAAACTGTTCATAGAGGAGGATCCAAGTGATGACAGCAGGGCTTATTCAGACTCCCAGTCATCAAATACCTTCACTCCAGTCCACCTGGTTTGTAGTGAGATGTCAGAACATGAG CAGGCTGAAGTTACACAAAGTCCCCCTATGTGTCCGTCATCCCCTATTTCTTCAAAGCCTTTGAGTTCCACACCCCCTGCATCTCCCAAGTTCTCCTCCCCTACCCCCCGCTCCACCCCTCCACTCCCTGGGGTGTCTCACTCCCCTCCTCCTTCCTCCAAACAGCTCCGATCCCCCAAGGTCAAG CCTGTGTTAAGGCATGATGTTGTGGTTGTCGGTAAGCCCCCCCGTAGCCCTGTGATGTCTAGGAGGTCCTGTGGATCACCTGTTAGAGGGCAAAACTATTCACCATCTCATAGG cgtCCAGCACAGGATCCTCTGGAAGGAGGTGGAGAACC GTTTCAGGCCCTGTATAATTATATGCCACGCAACGAGGATGAGCTGGAACTGAAAGAAGGAGACATCGTCGATGTGATGGAGAAGTGTGATGATGGCTGGTTTGTGG GAACGTCCAGGAGGAGCAAGTTTTTTGGAACCTTCCCTGGAAACTATGTGAAGAGGGTCTAA
- the sorbs2b gene encoding sorbin and SH3 domain-containing protein 1 isoform X6: MEWERALLHEQGPCDFKTTLEEKFFNMNTGTESPLTDSDMWWHYTAGDALRNGNMATSSLAAKGFRSVRPNLQDKKSPTPGLAPQRESSQLHPADCNPGTFSLHNYPTQCYDGPLLTTHNSFSRGAMSASSEQSSRGNQFSDSNTNDSKQPLSFSSFPRVCGPEKASIHPSPLDHLNSHAPVRQKKQHVASLSICITPRHQTEARYTQTLSLSPHTPPKRKDPLDSRTVFHPSLPPAVQQVAYPGPPLASCSPPNRPRFFTDYTCSSASDHHSLPLSHGLAYSNLDPYPPLSGCSSRAQSVSSMAMLEELRTCGIDSEGGSASPSPTHCQLSSSTDNMAIDIPTASSANGQMTVNGSVGVTTGLKSHLQRPFSPSTYPPLPSFSPSLTAMQQGRSTPAESISPVCATVGSVTSMHAPDDERRGTMGKTPHYSGIGPVDESGIPIATRTTVDRPKDWYKTMFKQIHVVHKPEFEYSGSRTATQPTMNDEKHSPTNNVQAHPAPKSNTYRPITKSISDNGTCGFRTSSSSSLPTSSSAQPLSQNRNIHQSGSSTPDMNQWGPPDRKVDTRKYRAEPRSIFDYEPGKSSILDQEKAKSNLTPEELALENEPWYKFFAELEFGRPPPKKRLDYDPESALRIRNETFLYQPSADRSFERPSSSASDNRTRRKSEPTASQSRPQSSLSSTQSIGKPMEIHAAHLPEPTRTSITQRKSLNTPSTSSLSRSKDQDTSRGYSYPDVGRQTPQSRRPTPEVREKLPARAIYDFKALTAKELSFNKGEIVYITRQIDNNWFEGEHHGKVGIFPISYVEKISPLDRHQPARPPPPAQSTEIGEAVARYNFSADTNVELSLRKGERVIVLRQVDQNWFAGKIPGTNKQGIFPVSYVDIIKKSPVKSPSQPPGVAHSSSSDRMHSRPSSARLMTCSPSSTPRQHTSPSLSSQRAAHLQAVTGEWLALTLGLSPSGTPAPTPPPLPSNFQLDYERLDSPAASASFTPCTLTPPLKEGHFVPISSPKSYMSPDPSPSPQAYLTSASFTPSPISPTFDSSPKCGSVIEVNTSLKPGLLEKEQHFSDSCGFDKLDSPRSCYPNYLVVYEPEEQPSSSGFPLSSRETEEDVCEELVSIIQASQAERPILETAEFHRQELTDDSDDLPKLFIEEDPSDDSRAYSDSQSSNTFTPVHLVCSEMSEHEQAEVTQSPPMCPSSPISSKPLSSTPPASPKFSSPTPRSTPPLPGVSHSPPPSSKQLRSPKVKPVLRHDVVVVGKPPRSPVMSRRSCGSPVRGQNYSPSHRRPAQDPLEGGGEPFQALYNYMPRNEDELELKEGDIVDVMEKCDDGWFVGTSRRSKFFGTFPGNYVKRV, translated from the exons GACCGTGTGATTTTAAGACCACACTAGAGGAAAAGTTCTTCAACATGAATACAG GCACAGAATCTCCACTGACAGATTCAg ATATGTGGTGGCACTACACTGCTGGAGATGCTCTAAGAAATGGCAACATGGCCACTTCCTCTTTGGCGGCTAAAGGATTCAGAAGTGTTAGGCCCAACCTGCAGGATAAGAAGTCGCCCACTCCG GGCCTCGCTCCTCAGAGAGAGAGCTCTCAGCTGCATCCTGCTGACTGTAATCCAGGAACATTTAGCCTCCATAATTATCCCACACAATGCTATGATGGCCCACtgctcacaacacacaactcATTCTCCAGGGGAGCAATGTCTGCAAGCTCAGAGCAGAGCTCCAGAGGCAACCAGTTCTCTGACTCCAACACCAATGACTCTAAACAGCCTCTCAGCTTTAGCAGTTTCCCCAGGGTATGTGGCCCTGAGAAAGCTAGCATCCATCCATCGCCCTTAGATCACCTTAACTCACACGCCCCAGTTAGGCAGAAAAAGCAACATGTAGCCTCCCTGTCCATATGCATTACACCACGGCATCAGACAGAAGCCAGATACACACAGACTCTGTCTCTCAGCCCCCACACTCCACCCAAAAGGAAGGACCCTCTGGATTCCAGAACAGTCTTTCACCCTTCACTGCCCCCTGCAGTCCAACAAGTG GCCTACCCAGGACCACCGCTGGCCTCCTGCTCGCCCCCTAACAGGCCACGCTTCTTTACCGACTACACCTGCTCTAGTGCCTCTGACCACCATTCACTTCCTCTTTCCCATGGGCTTGCCTATTCCAACTTGGATCCATATCCACCTCTGAGTGGCTGTTCTTCTCGTGCTCAGAGTGTGTCTTCCATGGCCATGCTGGAGGAGCTGAGAACGTGTGGAATAGACTCGGAGGGAGGTTCTGCGTCCCCTTCACCCACCCACTGCCAGCTGAGCAGTTCCACTGACAACATGGCGATAGACATCCCTACAGCTAGCTCTGCTAAT GGCCAAATGACTGTAAATGGAAGTGTAGGTGTGACCACAGGCCTAAAGAGTCACCTCCAAAGACCCTTCTCCCCTTCCACGTATCCTCCTCTTCCCTCTTTCAGCCCTAGTCTCACAGCCATGCAGCAGGGCCGGAGCACTC CTGCTGAGTCCATTTCTCCAGTCTGTGCCACTGTGGGTTCAGTGACTTCTATGCATGCACCAGATGATGAGAGGAGAGGTACAATGGGCAAAACTCCCCATTACTCAGGCATTGGCCCTGTGGATGAGTCTGGAATTCCCATCGCCACTAGGACT ACTGTGGACAGGCCAAAAGACTGGTACAAGACTATGTTCAAGCAGATTCACGTGGTGCATAAACCAG AGTTTGAATATTCTGGTTCCCGTACTGCCACTCAGCCTACTATGAATGATG AGAAGCATAGTCCAACTAATAATGTCCAGGCACACCCTGCACCTAAGAGCAATACATACAGACCCATAACCAAGAGCATCTCTGATAATGGCACATGTGGATTCAGAACATCCAGCTCTTCCTCCCTGCCAACTTCATCATCAGCTCAGCCATTGTCTCAGAACCGTAATATCCACCAGAGTGGCAGTAGCACCCCAGACAT GAATCAGTGGGGTCCTCCAGATAGAAAAGTGGACACTCGCAAATACAGAGCCGAGCCCAGGAGTATCTTTGACTATGAGCCAGGGAAATCCTCTATTCTAGATCAAGAGAAAGCA AAGAGTAACTTAACACCAGAAGAGCTAGCTTTAGAGAATGAGCCCTGGTATAAGTTCTTTGCAGAGCTGGAGTTTGGACGGCCG CCTCCTAAAAAACGCCTGGACTATGATCCAGAGAGTGCGCTCCGAATCCGTAATGAG ACCTTTCTTTATCAGCCGTCTGCTGACAGAAGCTTTGAACGGCCCTCAAG TTCTGCCAGTGATAACAGGACAAGAAGGAAGTCAGAGCCCACGGCCTCCCAGTCTCGGCCTCAAAGCTCACTAAGCTCCACCCAAAGCATTGGAAAACCAATGGAGATTCATGCTGCTCACCTTCCTGAACCAACCAGGACCAGCATTACCCAGAGAAAGTCCTTAAACACCCCTTCTACTTCCTCCTTGTCCAGGTCAAAAG ATCAAGACACATCCAGAGGTTATTCCTATCCTGATGTAGGCCGACAAACTCCACAGAGCAGGAGGCCTACACCTGAAGTCAGAGAG AAACTGCCAGCCAGAGCAATATACGACTTCAAGGCACTGACAGCAAA AGAGCTTTCATTCAATAAAGGGGAGATTGTGTACATCACACGGCAGATAGATAATAACTGGTTTGAAGGAGAACACCATGGGAAAGTGGGCATCTTTCCTATCTCTTATGTGGAG AAAATCTCTCCATTAGACAGACACCAGCCTGCAAGGCCTCCTCCTCCAGCCCAGAGTACAGAGATTGGGGAAGCTGTGGCTCGCTACAACTTCAGCGCTGACACTAATGTGGAACTTTCCTTAAGAAAG GGTGAACGTGTTATAGTGCTGCGCCAAGTGGACCAGAACTGGTTCGCAGGAAAGATCCCTGGCACAAACAAACAGGGCATCTTTCCAGTGTCTTACGTGGACATCATCAAGAAATCTCCTGTGAAAAGTCCTAGCCAGCCACCAGGAGTTGCACATAGTTCCTCCAGTGACCGAATGCACAGCAGG CCATCATCTGCACGCCTCATGACCTGCTCTCCCTCATCCACTCCTCGCCAGCACACCTCACCCTCCCTCAGCTCCCAGAGGGCAGCTCATCTGCAGGCAGTGACTGGCGAGTGGCTCGCCCTCACACTCGGTCTGTCTCCCTCAGGCACTCCTGCCCCTACACCTCCCCCTTTACCCTCTAATTTTCAGCTAGATTATGAAAGGCTGGACTCCCCTGCTGCCTCTGCTTCCTTCACACCATGCACCCTCACCCCACCACTCAAAGAGGGTCACTTTGTTCCCATCAGCTCTCCGAAATCGTACATGTCTCCTGATCCCAGTCCCTCACCTCAGGCCTACCTCACCTCAGCGTCCTTTACCCCGTCCCCCATCTCCCCCACTTTTGACTCCAGCCCCAAGTGTGGCAGCGTGATAGAAGTGAACACAAGCCTCAAGCCTGGTCTGCTTGAGAAAGAGCAACATTTTTCAGATAGCTGTGGCTTTGATAAGTTGGACTCACCTAGATCTTGCTACCCAAATTATCTGGTTGTGTATGAACCTGAGGAGCAGCCCTCATCCTCAGGGTTTCCCTTATCCTCCAGAGAAACTGAGGAGGATGTGTGTGAAGAGCTTGTGTCCATCATCCAGGCCAGCCAGGCAGAGCGCCCCATTTTGGAGACAGCAGAGTTTCATAGGCAAGAGTTGACAGATGATTCAGATGATCTACCCAAACTGTTCATAGAGGAGGATCCAAGTGATGACAGCAGGGCTTATTCAGACTCCCAGTCATCAAATACCTTCACTCCAGTCCACCTGGTTTGTAGTGAGATGTCAGAACATGAG CAGGCTGAAGTTACACAAAGTCCCCCTATGTGTCCGTCATCCCCTATTTCTTCAAAGCCTTTGAGTTCCACACCCCCTGCATCTCCCAAGTTCTCCTCCCCTACCCCCCGCTCCACCCCTCCACTCCCTGGGGTGTCTCACTCCCCTCCTCCTTCCTCCAAACAGCTCCGATCCCCCAAGGTCAAG CCTGTGTTAAGGCATGATGTTGTGGTTGTCGGTAAGCCCCCCCGTAGCCCTGTGATGTCTAGGAGGTCCTGTGGATCACCTGTTAGAGGGCAAAACTATTCACCATCTCATAGG cgtCCAGCACAGGATCCTCTGGAAGGAGGTGGAGAACC GTTTCAGGCCCTGTATAATTATATGCCACGCAACGAGGATGAGCTGGAACTGAAAGAAGGAGACATCGTCGATGTGATGGAGAAGTGTGATGATGGCTGGTTTGTGG GAACGTCCAGGAGGAGCAAGTTTTTTGGAACCTTCCCTGGAAACTATGTGAAGAGGGTCTAA